One region of Juglans regia cultivar Chandler chromosome 4, Walnut 2.0, whole genome shotgun sequence genomic DNA includes:
- the LOC108998414 gene encoding protein LIGHT-DEPENDENT SHORT HYPOCOTYLS 10-like: MSGDRRNDSAEGSTSRSATTSTGNHQHQQQAAPLSRYESQKRRDWNTFGQYLRNQAPPVSLSQCNFNHVLDFLRYLDQFGKTKVHLHSCAFFGQPEPPAPCTCPLRQAWGSLDALIGRLRAAYEEHGGSPETNPFGNGAIRVYLREIKECQAKARGIPYKKKKKKRNQIKATDETKASKQAA, from the coding sequence ATGTCAGGAGACAGAAGAAACGATTCCGCAGAAGGGTCGACATCACGATCGGCAACCACCTCCACCGGCAACCATCAGCACCAGCAACAGGCAGCGCCTTTGAGCCGGTATGAGTCTCAGAAACGGCGAGACTGGAACACTTTTGGGCAGTACTTGAGGAATCAAGCACCcccagtttctctctctcagtgcaACTTCAACCATGTCTTGGACTTCCTAAGGTACCTCGACCAGTTCGGAAAGACTAAGGTTCATTTACATAGTTGCGCCTTCTTTGGCCAGCCTGAACCGCCTGCTCCTTGCACATGTCCTCTCAGACAAGCTTGGGGGAGCTTGGACGCACTAATCGGACGGCTCAGAGCTGCGTATGAGGAGCATGGAGGCTCACCGGAGACGAACCCTTTTGGAAACGGAGCTATTCGGGTGTATTTGCGTGAAATTAAGGAGTGTCAGGCTAAGGCAAGAGGTATTCcctataagaagaaaaagaagaaaaggaatcaAATTAAGGCAACCGACGAGACAAAGGCTTCGAAGCAAGCTGCTTAG